A window of Sphingobacterium kitahiroshimense genomic DNA:
TATGCGCTAAATGTAAACGAGCAACTTTCTCATCCAAATATTTTGGAAGTGTGTACACTTTATTCTCATAAGCAGCCGTATTCGTCCATAATTCCAATTGCGCTAACGTTTGGTTTGTGAATGAATTTGACATTACGAATGAAGGATGTCCCGTAGCACAGCCTAAATTCACTAATCTACCTTCTGCTAATAAAATGATATCAACACCGTCAATCGTATATTTATCAACCTGAGGTTTAATTTCAATTTTTGTATTACCATAGTTTTCATTTAACCAGGCAACATCAATTTCATTATCAAAGTGACCGATATTACAAACGACCGTTTTGTCTTTCATTGATTTGAAATGCTCAGGACGAACAATATCTTTATTACCTGTAGTCGTAACAACGATATTAGCTTCTTTAACAGCATCAGCAAATTTTTTCACTTCAAATCCTTCCATAGCAGCCTGTAAAGCACAGATAGGATCGATTTCAGTAACGATAACACGAACACCAGCAGAACGTAAAGACTCTGCAGAACCTTTTCCTACATCACCGTAACCCGCTACGACAGCAACTTTACCTGCCAACATCAAATCTGTTGCACGACGGATAGCATCCACTAAAGATTCGCGGCAACCATATTTATTATCAAATTTAGATTTTGTAACAGAATCATTAACATTGATAGCTGGTAAATGTAATGTCCCGTTCTTCATACGTTCGTATAAACGGTGAACACCAGTAGTTGTTTCTTCAGACAAACCTTTGATTTCAGCGATCAATTCTGGATATTTATCAAACACCATATTTGTTAAATCACCACCATCGTCTAAGATCATATTCAACGGTTGACGCTCTTCACCAAAGAATAATGTTTGCTCAATACACCAATTGAATTCTTCTTCGTTCATACCTTTCCAAGCATATACGGGAATCCCAGCAGCTGCAATGGCAGCAGCGGCGTGGTCTTGTGTAGAAAAGATATTACAAGATGACCAAGTCACATCAGCACCCAGTTCAACCAAAGTTTCAATTAAAACAGCTGTCTGAATAGTCATGTGAAGACAACCCGCAATACGCGCACCTTTTAAAGGTTTTGCAGCACCAAACTCAGCACGAAGGCTCATTAAACCCGGCATTTCAGCTTCCGCTAATTCTATTTCTTTACGGCCCCATTCAGCAAGGGTGATGTCCTTAACTTTGTATGGTACGTACGTACTTTCTACTGATGACATATATTATTCTTTTTAAGTTTTAAATTTATTAGCAAAAATACCATTCAATACCTTTAAATCAAAACGTTGAATTTGAAAGCTGTAAAATTCTGACATTGTTTTGAGACTAACGTCTTGACTTAGCTCCTAACAACACTTATATTTGTATGATTAAATTTAAAAAAGAAGATTATGTATCCAGAATATTTAGTAGAACCAATGCGTAAAGAGCTTACAGATGTAGGTTTCGAAGAATTAAAAACTGCTGAGCAAGTTGATGCGGCTATTGCTACAGAAGGAACTGTATTTGTGGTTGTAAACTCAGTATGTGGTTGTGCAGCAGCAAATGCTCGTCCTGCTGCTAAAGCGGCAGTAAAAAATGAAAAACATCCAACTAAATTTGTTACTGTTTTTGCTGGTATGGAAAAAGAAGCTGTTGATAAAGCTAGAAACTATATGTTGCCTTATCCTCCATCTTCCCCTGCTATGGCATTATTCAAAGATGGCAAATTAGTTCACATGATAGAAAGACATATGATTGAAGGTCGCTCTGCCCAAATGATCGCTGATAATTTAGCAGCTGCATTTGACGAGTACTGTTAATCATTTATTTTGATTTTTGAAAAAGAAAAAGGCTGTTCGAGTTATTCGAATAGCCTTTTTTGATATTATCAAATCATTTGCTTTGCTCAAATGAGCCTTGCAGATTCAAATTAATTTCTTGGAATATAAGTCTTATTACCATTACTATTGATATAATATTTGCCACCTTCTGGGCCAATATATACATCATGACCATTATACTTCTCTGAAGATAACTTGCCTGCAGTTGCTTTAGTAGGAGTTGCAGTCGATTTTTTCACCTTATTTGTTGAAGCTGTCACATTACTTTTAGCTTTCTCAGTTGATTTAATCGCTTTTTCAGATTCCGCTTTTGATAAAGCGCTTTCGTTCTTAACTGATTGCTTATTTACTTCCTTCGCTTTTATTGCTTCATCCTTCGCTTTTCCGGCAGCTTTAGTAGCTTTAACGGCATCTGATTTAGCGACCTTACTTTCTTTTTCAGCGACCTGTTTTGTACTTGCAGCATTCTCCTTTACTTTTTCCGAAGCTTTTACCGTTTTACTTGCGGAAACCTTCTCCTTTTTAGCTGTCTCTTTTGCTTTTACGGTATTATCCTTCACCGCTTTCTCTGTTTTTTTAACAGCCTTGTTTGGAGTAGTTTCTTGTGCAGTACTCATGGTAATACCAAACACAGAAACAAATGCAGCTAATGCTGCCATTTTTTTAAAATAATTTAAGGTATTCATAACCCAATATATTTAAGTGTAAAACTAGTTTTAAAAATCAAAACAAATGCCAAAACACCTTAACAACAAGCACGTTAACAGATATTTAACGTTACTAATGGTTAATAAAAAAAGGGTTTTATGAGATCAGTCATAAAACCCTTTAATCTGGTTCTTTATTTACCTGGTGGCTTAGCTTTAGGCATCATTTTATTACCCTTTCTGTCAGGAGTCTTTTTTCCTGCAGTTGAATCCTTTGCCGCCTCAGGATTTTCTTTAACCGGTGCTGCTGGCTTCACCTTTGGTTCCGATTTTTTCACAGGATGCGTCTGTTGCGCAGATACTGAGGCTGCTCCATAAACCAATAAAGAGGCAACGATAGCTGCAGTTATTCCTGAAAATTTTATTGCTTTCATAATTGAAGATAGCGTTAGTTTATTTTGATAAGAATCGCTCAAACCAAGTGCCACAAAACAATCCCAAAATTATTTAACACACTTACTTACAATAAATTAAAATCAAAAATCATTTATTATTGTATTATAATAATTATGATTACAGGTAATGAAATTATTTTTAAACTGAAATTTGTAAAATATTAAAACTGTATGTTTTAACCTTCATGCACATATCCTTATATTCATACACATCATTCAATCTCCTTAACAACTGGTGTATTCTCCTTCTTTATTTTTCGAACTTTTAAATACAATAGAATAAATGAAAGAATAAAACAAACAACTGTTGTCAAAGCCAGCGCTAAGATCGAGGACTTCACATTTGCAACTGCCCCCTGTTCTATCACTAACACCCGGAAGATCTCTAAATAATGTGTCAGCGGAATCAATTTAGATATATAGACTACCCAATCAGGCATCTGGCTCAAAGGCCAAGTAAAGCCGCTCAAGATAAAGCTTGGTGTAGCGATAACCATGAGTATCTCGGTTGCTTTAAGTTGACTCGGAATAATAATACTCACCAGTATACCGATAAAACTAACTGCGAGTAAGAAGAATACAGTTCCTAATAAAAACGGACCAATTGGTATTTCAAGAGGCATTCTATAAAAAAGTGAAAAACCATAATAAAGAAAATAAATACCTACGGACATGATCAAAAAAGGCGCTATTTTCACTAAAATCAGGAGCAGCACATTAGACGATTTAGATACTAACTCCTTAAATGTTCCCTTTTCAAACTCTGATGCAAAACTTAATGCCAAAGCTAACATCATCACTTGTTGTAATACAGTTAATAGCACGCCCGGAAGCATGAAATATAAATAGTTTCCGCTTTTAATATGCTGTTTAATGATTGTAGTTTTAAAAGGTTCATATTGCTGATTGGCTACGTACCCTGGGACACCTTTCTTCTGCTGTGCTTTAATCTGAATACCAGCTTTTAATGTTGCTGCACAGACATTCGCCGCCATGCTCGCATAATTAGAAGTTAATGTATTGGCTGCATTGACAAAGAGCGTCAACTCCGTAGAACGGTTATAGTTCACATCCGAATCAAAATTCTTCGGAATCTGTACCACAACCGTTGCTTCATGTTTCAATGCCTCTTGTTTTGCATTAAAAGCATCTGGCAAAACTGCTGCAACATAAATCACCTCACTCTCATTAAACATAGTGATCAGTTGCTTGCTTAGCGGACTTCTGTCTTGATCTACAACGATAATAGGTAGATGAGTCACTTTACCCTTTTGATAAACTGCCCCAATTAACACCCCATATAAAATAGGTGCGCCCACAAAAAGCATCAATAACACTTTATTTTGAAAAAAGAGCCTAAATTCTCGTTTTAATAAGGATACGAATGTGCGCATAATACTTATTTTGTGTTATCAAGATGAAGAATAAACGTCGCCTTAGTCAATAATTTATCCGAACCATCTTTTTGCACAGGTTTCAATTTTACCTCAAACAAAGATTCCTGCTGTTCAAAATCAGGATAAGCCGTAGCAATATTCGCATAAGAACTCAATGTTTTAATGGAAACCACCTCAGCTTCTATTTTTTTATTCTCTAAATATGGAAATGAAAGTTGCTGCTTACTTCCTACCGTCAGGTTATGTAACTGCTTTTCAGGAATTGTAACCCGAAAATAGGTACCATCCACCAAGTAACCAGAAATTAAGCTATATCCCGCCAAAGCAAGTTCCCCGACTTTTAAATTTATGGTTTCAATTGTCATATTTTGAGGCGCGATGATAAAACGTTCCTTCGTTGCAACATCCACTTCGGATACTGCCCCTATTGCTCTCTCCTTTTGTCCCAGCGCCATTTTCTGCTGTTCTATTCGGGCACCGTTTTCAGCATCCGCAAGTTCGGCCTGAACAGCTAAATATTGATTCTTTGCTCCTTGAAATTTCATATAAACTTCATCGTATTGCTGTTGAGCAACCAAAGAGTCCTTAATGAGGTTTTGCATTCTATTCAGTGATTTTTGTGCAAATTCAAATTGCTCACGCAACCCATCACGCTTCGCTCGCAATTGCTTCAACTGATTATCTGTTGCTCCTTTTACAGCCATTTTATATTGCGCCTCAGCAGACTCAAGAGCCCCTTTAGCCTGAATAGATTTGGCTTCAACCTCTGGAAACTCCAAAATCATCAAGGTGTCACCAGCCTGCACAACATCGCCCTCACTCACTAAAATCTGATGTATTTTGCCAGGAATCTTGGTCGTTACAGCAATCTGATCCCGCTCAATCTTTCCCTCAAAAGTATTTTTAAGAGGAGCTTCATTGCTACAGCTTTGCATTAATGCCGCGATTCCAAGTATAGATATATATTTTCTCATAATTATTTCACTAATGATTGATAAAGACTTCCTTGTGATTTTAATAATTCTAAAACAGCAGTACGCTGTAATAAAAGTTGATTATAAAAACTAAGTGACTGCTTGTAAAGCTCATTTTCTGCACTTAACCTTTCCGTTACATCTATTAATCCAGCTTCAAATTGCTTTGATGCCAATGAAAGATTATTATTTGCAATTTTTATCTGCTGTTCATGCACCGCCATTTTTTTCATCGACAACTGGTAATCCGAATTTGTCTTACGTTGCAGCAACATTAGTTTATCCCGCGTATCATTCCATTTATTCTGATTCATAACCAGATCCAGATTTGCTTTTTTGATATTATTTCGATGTTGATTTCCATCAAATACATCCCACTTAACACCAACCCCTACAGCAAAACCCGGTGCCATCTGAAAATGATTAGCACTTAAATTAAGATCACCGGCAAGCGGTACATCTTTGAATTTGAACTTTGTGTCAAAGGCGTTGAAATAAAAAGCACTACCAAAAGCAAAAATCTGTGGTAATTTTGCACCCTTTTCTTTTTTCAGTACATACTCGTACGCACGTTGAGAACTCGCCAAAGCTTGCATTTCCTTCCTGTTCTCTACAGCAGGTTGTACCGGATCTACAATCGCTAGTTCCAATGGATAGCTCACTGTCTTAAGACTATCTAGAGGCATTTTAGTCAATTCCTCCAATTTAAAATATAAGAGTTCACGACTATTGGTCGATTCGGCTTTCTTGCTTTCTAACTCCAGCATAGCCAATTTAATTTTATCACGATCGTAAGGTATAGCCAAACCATTCTCGATCGCTTTTACTACTTTAAGATGCTCCTTATTCAATCTTTTCTCCGAATCAGCAATCAAGGCATCAACTTCTTTCAATAACATGATCTGGTCGAAAGTCTGCACCACTTCCTGAGCAAGGCCCTCATAACCGGCCTCGGTCATCAGCTGCTGTGCTTTATACTTTTCATCCAAAGCTTTTTTCCCATTCGTAATCTGTAGACCACTAAAGATAACCTGTGTCGCATTTACACCTGCAAAGCCAACCTGAGAAGAGGTATTAAATTTTTGTGCACCTTCAAAAAGATTCAGTCCCAAGATCGGAAGAGTTTTTGTTGGAAGATCCAATTCACCACTAGCATTGAGATATCCATACATACCCATAGCAGATATGTGGGGTAATAACTTTCCGCTCACAGAATTCTTATCTAAAAGGGTTTTCTGATTTTCTAAATAACTATTCTTAATATCGCTATTATTCTGAATTGCCTTTTGAATAAATTCTTTTAGCTGGGGACTAATACCTTGCTGTCCAAACGTTGTATTTTGAAACAGAAAAGGCATTAAAAATATAAAGCATGAAATCTTTTTAACTAACATATTCATAACTCGCATAAGGGTCGATTAGTATATTAAGTAACAATACAAAGATGCGTATGTTTTACGATTTAATTTTTAAGATATCTTAAAAAGGAAAAAATTAATCAAGTTGTCCTCTTATTACCGATAAAGTCTGTTGCGACATCCCTAAATATGAGGCAATATGTCCTAGAGAAGCATTTTTAAGAAGTTCCGAATTTTCTGTTAATAATAATTGGTATCGTTCCATAGCCGTTTGAAACTGCATATTATAAAACCGATTGGAGAAACTGATCACCGAATCGAGTAAAACTTTTTGAATGATCTGATTCACGACAATGTGAGTCTTTGCTAATTCCAAAATATGTTGAAAAGGTATGAATGAAATTTTACATGTGGTCAAGGCTTGAAAACCAAATAAAGAGGGTTTTTGATAGAAAACACTCTCTATACCTGTACTAAATGTATTGGGTCCAAAGAAATAATGTGTAATATCCTTACCATTCTTATAGTAGAAGATCCGTGTTAAGCCAGATTCTACAAAATAAATATATTTTAAGTAGCTATCAGGTTCAAAAATTATATCTCCTTTATAAAATTCCTTTGTTTCAATAATCTGAGAAAACAACAACATTAAGTCGTCATCAATAAGATATAAGGTTTTGAAATGTTCCAATGCAGTCATAAATTAAATATGCCAATTTTAAATCAAAAAACCACAAAAAAAAGCCCTTACTATTTATAGTAAGGGCTTTTCTAACATATATTTTTTCTTCTATTGCATATCAAACAAATGTTTTTCTGCATGATAAGAAGATCTCACTAATGGACCAGATTCAACATATTTGAATCCCATTTTTAAACCTATTTCTTTATATTTATCAAACTGCGCAGGTGTAACCCACTCCACTACAGGGTGATGAGCCTTAGTCGGCTGTAAGTATTGACCTATTGTTAAAATATCAACCCCTACATTAAATAAATCTTGCATTGTCTCAATAACATCTTCCTCAGTCTCTCCAAAACCAAGCATAATACCCGATTTGGTACGCAGACCGGCTTCAGAAATACGACGAAGACATTCTAATGAACGATCATATTTTGCTTGAATACGCACTTCACGAGTCAAACGTCTTACGGTTTCAATATTGTGAGATACAACCTCTGGACGAACAGCAAGCACGCGATCAAGATTTTCCCATTGTCCTTTAAAATCAGGAATCAAAGTCTCTAAAGTGGTAGTAGGACTTTCTTGACGAATAGCATTGATTGTTTCTGCCCAAATGATAGACCCCCCATCTTTCAAGTCATCACGATCGACAGAAGTAATGACACAATGTTTCACCTGCATCAGTTTAACCGAATTAGCAACTCGCGCTGGTTCATCCAGTTCAACAGCTTTGGGACGCCCCGTTGATACAGCGCAAAACGAACACGAACGTGTACAAATATTGCCTAAAATCATGAATGTAGCAGTTCCTGCACCCCAACACTCACCCATATTAGGACAGTTTCCACTCTCACAGATCGTATGTAGCTTATGCTCGTCTACTAGTCCTCTTACATGTCTATATTCTTTACCAACTGGCAATTTTACACGCAACCAATCTGGCTTACGCTGTGTTTGTGTTGCAGGGATAACTGGAAGTTCAATCATGATGCAAAGTTAATGATTATAAATGTAATTTTTTATCGACATTTTGTTTGAATACTATCATAATAACCATTGTCACCACATATCATACAGTTGAACGTATTGTTTTTTTTATGATATTTGTAAAACATCATATTAAATACCAATTCACATGCGATTTAGCCATTCAGTAACTTTGGTACTTTTAGCGGGACTTTTACCCCTAAAAATATTTGCTCAGCAAAATTTTGACTTAATACCGAAACCCAGCAGTCTTACACTAGCAGTTGGTTCTTATCAAATTCCAGCTTTTCCAAAAGTTTATGTTTCAGAAGAATTCATAAATGCCAGTCAGTTACTAACGGAACATCCGGCTATAACATCTATTACGACCGAAATTGTAAAAAAGATAAAGAAAGCCCCCAAAGAAGGAATTCGCATCTTAAAAGCTGAGGAAACAGATAAACTAGATAAAGCAGCCTATCGCATCGGTATTACTGATAAAGGAATTGTTATCTTAGCTCATGAAGTTGCCCCTGTCATCAATGCCATTTACACACTTGTTCAACTCGGCTACTTACAGGACGATCCTGCTCAGATAAATGCTGTGGATATCGAAGATCAACCAAGTTTTTCATATCGCGGATTACATTTAGATCCTTCACGTCATTTTATTCCTTTCCCTATTATGAAGAAATTTGTAGATGTTATGGCTCTCTACAAATTGAATAATCTGCACTGGCATTTGACTGATGGAGCGGGATGGAGATTAGAGATTAAGAAATACCCAGAATTAACCAATAAAGCGGCGTGGCGCACGCATGTAAAATGGAAAGACTGGTGGAACAATGGCCGTCAATATGTGGATGCAGGAACTCCAAATGCAAGTGGTGGATTCTATACACAGGATCAAGCCCGAGAACTCGTAGCCTATGCCGCGCAACGGGGGATTAATGTCATTCCTGAAGTTGAAATGCCTGGACACTCTGAAGAA
This region includes:
- a CDS encoding TolC family protein codes for the protein MLVKKISCFIFLMPFLFQNTTFGQQGISPQLKEFIQKAIQNNSDIKNSYLENQKTLLDKNSVSGKLLPHISAMGMYGYLNASGELDLPTKTLPILGLNLFEGAQKFNTSSQVGFAGVNATQVIFSGLQITNGKKALDEKYKAQQLMTEAGYEGLAQEVVQTFDQIMLLKEVDALIADSEKRLNKEHLKVVKAIENGLAIPYDRDKIKLAMLELESKKAESTNSRELLYFKLEELTKMPLDSLKTVSYPLELAIVDPVQPAVENRKEMQALASSQRAYEYVLKKEKGAKLPQIFAFGSAFYFNAFDTKFKFKDVPLAGDLNLSANHFQMAPGFAVGVGVKWDVFDGNQHRNNIKKANLDLVMNQNKWNDTRDKLMLLQRKTNSDYQLSMKKMAVHEQQIKIANNNLSLASKQFEAGLIDVTERLSAENELYKQSLSFYNQLLLQRTAVLELLKSQGSLYQSLVK
- a CDS encoding HlyD family secretion protein, encoding MRKYISILGIAALMQSCSNEAPLKNTFEGKIERDQIAVTTKIPGKIHQILVSEGDVVQAGDTLMILEFPEVEAKSIQAKGALESAEAQYKMAVKGATDNQLKQLRAKRDGLREQFEFAQKSLNRMQNLIKDSLVAQQQYDEVYMKFQGAKNQYLAVQAELADAENGARIEQQKMALGQKERAIGAVSEVDVATKERFIIAPQNMTIETINLKVGELALAGYSLISGYLVDGTYFRVTIPEKQLHNLTVGSKQQLSFPYLENKKIEAEVVSIKTLSSYANIATAYPDFEQQESLFEVKLKPVQKDGSDKLLTKATFILHLDNTK
- the lipA gene encoding lipoyl synthase, whose translation is MIELPVIPATQTQRKPDWLRVKLPVGKEYRHVRGLVDEHKLHTICESGNCPNMGECWGAGTATFMILGNICTRSCSFCAVSTGRPKAVELDEPARVANSVKLMQVKHCVITSVDRDDLKDGGSIIWAETINAIRQESPTTTLETLIPDFKGQWENLDRVLAVRPEVVSHNIETVRRLTREVRIQAKYDRSLECLRRISEAGLRTKSGIMLGFGETEEDVIETMQDLFNVGVDILTIGQYLQPTKAHHPVVEWVTPAQFDKYKEIGLKMGFKYVESGPLVRSSYHAEKHLFDMQ
- the ahcY gene encoding adenosylhomocysteinase, which produces MSSVESTYVPYKVKDITLAEWGRKEIELAEAEMPGLMSLRAEFGAAKPLKGARIAGCLHMTIQTAVLIETLVELGADVTWSSCNIFSTQDHAAAAIAAAGIPVYAWKGMNEEEFNWCIEQTLFFGEERQPLNMILDDGGDLTNMVFDKYPELIAEIKGLSEETTTGVHRLYERMKNGTLHLPAINVNDSVTKSKFDNKYGCRESLVDAIRRATDLMLAGKVAVVAGYGDVGKGSAESLRSAGVRVIVTEIDPICALQAAMEGFEVKKFADAVKEANIVVTTTGNKDIVRPEHFKSMKDKTVVCNIGHFDNEIDVAWLNENYGNTKIEIKPQVDKYTIDGVDIILLAEGRLVNLGCATGHPSFVMSNSFTNQTLAQLELWTNTAAYENKVYTLPKYLDEKVARLHLAHIGVELDVLTEEQASYIGVTVDGPFKAEAYRY
- a CDS encoding ABC transporter permease: MRTFVSLLKREFRLFFQNKVLLMLFVGAPILYGVLIGAVYQKGKVTHLPIIVVDQDRSPLSKQLITMFNESEVIYVAAVLPDAFNAKQEALKHEATVVVQIPKNFDSDVNYNRSTELTLFVNAANTLTSNYASMAANVCAATLKAGIQIKAQQKKGVPGYVANQQYEPFKTTIIKQHIKSGNYLYFMLPGVLLTVLQQVMMLALALSFASEFEKGTFKELVSKSSNVLLLILVKIAPFLIMSVGIYFLYYGFSLFYRMPLEIPIGPFLLGTVFFLLAVSFIGILVSIIIPSQLKATEILMVIATPSFILSGFTWPLSQMPDWVVYISKLIPLTHYLEIFRVLVIEQGAVANVKSSILALALTTVVCFILSFILLYLKVRKIKKENTPVVKEIE
- a CDS encoding BrxA/BrxB family bacilliredoxin, translating into MYPEYLVEPMRKELTDVGFEELKTAEQVDAAIATEGTVFVVVNSVCGCAAANARPAAKAAVKNEKHPTKFVTVFAGMEKEAVDKARNYMLPYPPSSPAMALFKDGKLVHMIERHMIEGRSAQMIADNLAAAFDEYC
- a CDS encoding Crp/Fnr family transcriptional regulator, whose protein sequence is MTALEHFKTLYLIDDDLMLLFSQIIETKEFYKGDIIFEPDSYLKYIYFVESGLTRIFYYKNGKDITHYFFGPNTFSTGIESVFYQKPSLFGFQALTTCKISFIPFQHILELAKTHIVVNQIIQKVLLDSVISFSNRFYNMQFQTAMERYQLLLTENSELLKNASLGHIASYLGMSQQTLSVIRGQLD